Proteins encoded within one genomic window of Equus caballus isolate H_3958 breed thoroughbred chromosome 20, TB-T2T, whole genome shotgun sequence:
- the ZBTB12 gene encoding zinc finger and BTB domain-containing protein 12 — translation MASGVEVLRFQLPGHEAATLRNMNQLRAEERFCDVTIVADSLKFRGHKVILAACSPFLRDQFLLNPSSELQVSLMHSARIVADLLLSCYTGALEFAVRDIVNYLTAASYLQMEHVVEKCRNALSQFIEPKIGLKEDGVSDASLVSSVSATKSLLPPARTPKPAPKPPPPPPLPPPLLRPVKLEYPLDEDLELKAEEEDEDEDEDVSDICIVKVESALEVAHRLKPPGSLGGGLGIGGSVGSHLGELTQSSVPPSTVAPPQGVVKACYSLSEDAEGEGLLLIPGGRASVGATSGLVEAAAVAMAARGAGGSLGAGGSRGPLPGGFSSGNPLKNIKCTKCPEVFQGVEKLVFHMRAQHFIFMCPRCGKQFNHSSNLNRHMNVHRGVKSHSCGICGKCFTQKSTLHDHLNLHSGARPYRCSYCDVRFAHKPAIRRHLKEQHGKTTAENVLEASVAEINVLIR, via the coding sequence ATGGCCTCTGGGGTGGAAGTCCTGCGCTTCCAGCTGCCCGGCCACGAGGCCGCTACACTGCGGAACATGAACCAGCTCCGTGCAGAGGAGCGGTTCTGCGACGTGACCATTGTGGCCGACAGCCTCAAGTTCCGCGGCCACAAGGTCATCCTGGCCGCCTGCTCACCGTTCCTGCGGGACCAGTTCCTACTGAACCCCAGCTCTGAGCTGCAGGTTTCACTGATGCACAGTGCACGCATAGTGGCGGACCTGCTCCTCTCCTGCTACACGGGTGCCCTGGAATTCGCCGTCAGGGACATCGTTAACTACCTGACGGCTGCCTCCTACCTGCAGATGGAGCACGTGGTGGAGAAATGCCGGAATGCCCTCAGCCAGTTCATTGAGCCCAAAATAGGCCTCAAAGAGGATGGGGTCAGCGATGCTAGCCTTGTGAGCAGTGTCAGTGCCACCaaatccctccttcctcctgccagGACCCCAAAGCCAGCCCccaagcccccacccccaccccctctaccccctcccctccttcgGCCTGTGAAGCTGGAGTACCCGCTGGATGAGGACCTGGAGCTGAAGGCcgaggaagaggatgaggatgaggatgaggacgTGTCTGATATCTGCATCGTCAAGGTGGAGTCGGCCCTGGAGGTGGCACACAGGCTCAAACCTCCTGGAAGCCTGGGAGGTGGGCTGGGCATTGGAGGCTCTGTGGGCAGCCACCTTGGGGAGCTGACCCAGAGCAGCGTGCCCCCCAGCACTGTGGCCCCACCGCAGGGTGTGGTGAAAGCCTGCTACAGCCTGTCCGAGGACGCGGAAGGGGAGGGCCTGCTGTTGATCCCCGGAGGCCGGGCCAGTGTGGGGGCCACCTCGGGCCTGGTGGAGGCAGCAGCGGTGGCCATGGCtgcccggggggcggggggcagcctgggggctggggggagccGGGGACCCCTGCCCGGGGGCTTCTCCAGTGGAAACCCCCTAAAGAACATCAAGTGCACCAAGTGCCCAGAAGTGTTCCAGGGCGTGGAGAAGCTGGTCTTCCACATGCGGGCACAGCACTTCATCTTCATGTGCCCCCGCTGCGGCAAGCAGTTCAACCACAGCAGCAACCTCAACCGCCACATGAACGTGCACCGCGGCGTCAAGTCGCACTCGTGTGGCATCTGCGGCAAGTGCTTCACGCAGAAGTCCACGCTGCACGACCACCTCAACCTCCACTCGGGAGCGAGGCCCTATCGCTGCTCCTACTGCGACGTGCGCTTCGCCCACAAGCCTGCCATTAGGCGGCACCTCAAGGAGCAGCACGGCAAGACCACGGCTGAGAACGTGCTAGAGGCCAGCGTGGCTGAGATCAACGTCCTCATCCGCTAG